A genomic region of Runella rosea contains the following coding sequences:
- a CDS encoding efflux RND transporter periplasmic adaptor subunit — MKKVLMLMSLCALVYQTGCESKHEEKEEETHFLVTAPLKKDTTITKEYVSQIHAISHIELRALEKGYLQKIFVDEGQFVRKGQPMFQIMPMLYEAEQQKAQAEANFAEIEYRNTKALADSNIVSKNELALAKAKWDKAKAELSLAQVHLGFTDIRAPFDGIMDHFQVRLGSLVGEGDLLTTLSDNSKMWVYFNVPEAEYLDYKTRSEKEGMLKVGLLMANNKLFEYPGVVETIEADFNNETGNIAFRATFPNPKKLLRHGETGNIQVVQSLKNALIIPQKATFEVLEKKYVYVVDKNNVIRSREITIAAELPHIFVVQSGLKMDDKILLEGLRQVHENEKIHYKFLQPDSVISNLSLYAE, encoded by the coding sequence ATGAAGAAGGTTCTCATGCTCATGAGTCTGTGTGCGTTGGTGTACCAAACAGGCTGCGAATCTAAGCACGAAGAAAAAGAAGAAGAAACCCATTTTTTGGTTACGGCCCCTCTGAAAAAAGATACGACCATTACCAAAGAGTATGTAAGCCAAATCCATGCCATAAGTCACATTGAATTGAGGGCTTTGGAGAAAGGGTATTTACAGAAAATCTTCGTAGATGAGGGGCAATTTGTAAGAAAAGGGCAACCTATGTTTCAAATCATGCCCATGCTTTATGAGGCAGAACAACAAAAAGCACAGGCGGAAGCCAACTTTGCTGAGATAGAGTACCGCAACACCAAGGCATTGGCTGACAGCAATATCGTATCCAAAAATGAATTGGCCTTGGCAAAAGCCAAATGGGACAAAGCAAAAGCTGAATTGTCACTGGCTCAGGTTCACTTAGGTTTTACCGACATCAGAGCTCCTTTTGATGGCATCATGGATCATTTTCAGGTCAGGTTGGGAAGCCTCGTTGGCGAGGGTGATTTGCTGACAACGCTATCGGACAACAGTAAAATGTGGGTTTACTTTAACGTACCAGAAGCGGAATACCTGGATTACAAAACCCGATCAGAAAAAGAAGGCATGCTGAAAGTCGGATTACTCATGGCCAACAATAAGTTGTTTGAATATCCCGGTGTGGTTGAAACCATTGAAGCCGACTTTAACAACGAAACAGGGAATATTGCGTTCAGAGCGACATTCCCTAACCCTAAAAAACTGCTGAGACACGGAGAAACGGGTAATATTCAGGTGGTACAATCCCTTAAAAATGCGCTGATTATCCCTCAAAAAGCCACCTTTGAAGTGTTGGAAAAGAAATATGTTTATGTGGTAGACAAAAACAACGTGATTCGCTCAAGAGAAATCACCATAGCAGCTGAGTTACCGCACATTTTTGTTGTTCAATCTGGGCTGAAAATGGATGACAAAATCCTGCTAGAAGGCTTACGGCAAGTCCACGAAAACGAAAAGATACACTACAAGTTCTTACAGCCCGATTCTGTTATCTCCAATTTAAGCCTCTATGCCGAATAG
- a CDS encoding efflux RND transporter permease subunit, producing the protein MFNQFIRRPVFAIVISVMIVFIGILAIEKLPISQFPDIAPTTVNIFIAYPGASADVLVKSTLITLEQAINGVQDMRYIATDATSAGEATLRIIFEPGTDPNDAVIRVKTRVDQVMPLLPELVQREGVIITPIQPSMLMYVNLYSKEKSIDEKFLFNYATVKMIPELQRTKGVARAQILGSRRYAMRVWLNPDRMRAYNISTEEVMKAIGEQSIIGRPGRIGQSSGIAAQSLEYVLTYKGRYSDPKEYEDIIVRANAQGESIHLKDIAHVELGSEFFDIYSNLDGKASAAIVMRQNYGSNASEVIEQVKAKLEVMKASFPPGVDYKISYDVSQFLDASIEQVIDTLRDAFILVALVVFIFLGDWRSTLIPILAVPVSLIGAFFVIQAFGLSINLITLFALVLAIGIVVDDAIVVVEAVHAKMEEEPHLSPYAAVKKVLGEISGAIIAITAVMVSVFLPISFMSGPVGTFYRQFSITMASSIVISALIALTLTPVLCAMLLKNHLGGTPHGHVKKKTLLSRALDGFNRGFDKLTGRYVGLLKIIVSRRVLTFVILLAFCAGIAYENKILPAGFIPNEDQSTIYAIIQTPPGSTLEKTNEVSRRLQKICEEVEGIESVSSLAGYEIMTEGRGSNAGTCLINLKPWSEREHNVKEIMEELEVASKGLGATVEFFEPPAIPGFGTSGGFSMRLLDKTTDTDYREFDKINKEFMENLGKRKELTGLFTFFAANYPQYELEIDNKLAMQKGVSIGKAMDNLNIMIGSTYEQGFIKFNQFFKVYVQSDPAFRRLPTDLLKLFVKNETGEMVPYSAFMNLKKGQGPNEITRFNLYNSAAIQGLPAKGYTTADAIQAIREVAAKTLPKGYDIAFEGLSYDEAGRGNEALYVFLIVLAFVYFVLAAQYESFIIPFAVVLSLPVGVFGSFLLLKLMGLENNIYAQIGLIMLVGLLGKNAVLIVEFAVQKRHEGETILNAAIEGARVRFRPILMTSFAFVAGLIPLITANGAGAIGNRTIGASALGGMLFGTIFGVIIIPGLYYIFGKLADGKKLIKDEDDGSLTEEFVHAIDHFSYKDESTDHAK; encoded by the coding sequence ATGTTCAATCAATTCATACGCAGGCCCGTATTCGCTATTGTAATATCGGTCATGATCGTCTTTATCGGGATATTAGCGATTGAGAAATTACCTATTTCTCAATTCCCGGATATCGCCCCCACCACGGTAAATATATTTATAGCCTATCCTGGTGCCAGTGCCGATGTATTGGTGAAATCTACGCTGATTACCTTGGAACAGGCCATTAACGGAGTTCAGGATATGCGGTACATTGCCACCGATGCTACCAGTGCCGGTGAGGCTACCCTTCGGATTATTTTTGAGCCGGGCACGGACCCAAATGATGCCGTGATTAGGGTGAAAACAAGGGTGGATCAGGTGATGCCCCTCCTACCCGAATTGGTTCAGCGCGAAGGGGTAATTATCACGCCTATTCAGCCCAGCATGTTGATGTACGTCAACCTTTATTCCAAGGAAAAAAGTATTGACGAAAAATTCCTGTTCAACTACGCTACCGTTAAAATGATTCCTGAGCTACAACGGACGAAAGGAGTAGCCAGGGCTCAAATATTGGGTAGTCGGAGATACGCAATGCGCGTTTGGTTAAATCCTGACCGTATGAGGGCTTATAATATTTCTACAGAAGAAGTAATGAAGGCAATTGGGGAACAAAGTATTATCGGCCGGCCTGGCCGGATCGGCCAAAGCTCCGGTATAGCTGCTCAGTCGCTGGAATATGTGCTTACGTATAAAGGAAGATACAGCGACCCGAAAGAGTATGAAGATATTATTGTTCGGGCCAATGCACAAGGGGAAAGCATCCATCTAAAGGACATCGCCCACGTTGAATTGGGAAGTGAATTTTTTGATATCTATTCCAATCTGGATGGCAAAGCATCGGCTGCAATTGTGATGCGGCAAAACTACGGCAGTAATGCCAGTGAGGTTATTGAACAGGTAAAAGCAAAATTGGAAGTAATGAAGGCTTCCTTTCCTCCGGGAGTAGATTACAAAATCAGTTATGATGTGTCTCAATTTTTGGATGCCTCTATTGAGCAAGTGATTGATACGCTGCGAGATGCGTTTATTCTGGTTGCCTTGGTTGTATTCATTTTCTTGGGCGATTGGCGTTCTACCCTGATACCGATTTTGGCGGTTCCGGTCTCCTTGATTGGGGCGTTTTTTGTGATTCAGGCTTTTGGACTTTCCATCAATTTAATTACACTTTTTGCACTGGTATTGGCCATTGGTATTGTGGTGGATGATGCCATTGTGGTGGTGGAGGCGGTCCACGCCAAAATGGAAGAAGAGCCGCATCTTTCCCCCTATGCTGCGGTAAAAAAAGTGCTTGGTGAGATTAGTGGAGCCATTATCGCCATTACGGCAGTTATGGTGTCGGTATTCCTGCCTATTTCATTTATGTCAGGCCCAGTCGGTACTTTTTATCGCCAATTCTCCATTACCATGGCCAGCTCTATCGTGATTTCGGCCTTGATCGCTCTGACGCTTACCCCGGTGTTGTGTGCGATGTTGCTGAAAAATCATCTGGGCGGCACTCCGCATGGACATGTCAAAAAGAAAACCCTGCTGAGCCGAGCGCTCGACGGTTTCAACCGAGGGTTTGATAAATTGACCGGAAGATACGTGGGCCTGTTAAAAATAATCGTGAGCCGAAGAGTTCTTACGTTTGTTATCTTATTGGCTTTCTGTGCAGGAATAGCTTATGAAAATAAAATTCTGCCGGCAGGTTTTATTCCAAACGAAGACCAAAGTACTATTTATGCGATTATTCAGACACCCCCGGGTTCTACGCTAGAAAAAACCAACGAAGTTTCCCGACGACTTCAGAAAATTTGTGAAGAAGTGGAGGGAATAGAGTCAGTGTCTTCGTTGGCGGGCTATGAGATCATGACGGAAGGACGCGGTTCCAATGCAGGTACCTGTCTTATTAACTTGAAACCGTGGTCGGAGCGCGAACACAACGTGAAGGAAATCATGGAAGAATTGGAAGTGGCATCCAAGGGACTTGGGGCTACGGTTGAATTCTTTGAACCGCCGGCCATCCCCGGTTTTGGTACGTCCGGCGGTTTTTCCATGCGCTTACTGGATAAAACAACAGATACCGATTACCGTGAGTTTGACAAGATCAACAAGGAATTCATGGAAAATCTGGGAAAACGCAAAGAACTCACGGGCTTATTTACCTTTTTTGCCGCGAATTATCCTCAATACGAACTGGAAATAGACAATAAATTGGCCATGCAAAAAGGCGTATCGATCGGGAAAGCGATGGATAACCTCAATATAATGATCGGCAGTACCTACGAACAGGGGTTTATTAAGTTTAACCAGTTTTTCAAAGTGTACGTACAGTCTGATCCCGCTTTCAGAAGGCTTCCAACGGATCTTTTAAAGCTTTTTGTCAAAAACGAAACGGGAGAAATGGTCCCTTACTCTGCCTTCATGAACCTTAAAAAAGGTCAAGGGCCCAATGAAATCACCCGTTTTAACTTATACAATTCCGCTGCTATTCAGGGCCTTCCTGCTAAGGGATATACAACGGCGGATGCCATACAGGCCATTCGCGAGGTGGCGGCTAAGACGTTGCCAAAAGGGTACGATATTGCTTTCGAAGGTCTTTCCTATGACGAAGCCGGCCGAGGCAATGAAGCCCTGTACGTGTTCCTAATTGTATTGGCTTTTGTCTACTTCGTGTTAGCAGCCCAGTACGAAAGTTTCATTATTCCTTTCGCCGTTGTGCTCTCACTGCCGGTCGGGGTATTTGGTTCCTTTTTGTTACTAAAGCTCATGGGACTGGAAAACAACATTTATGCCCAAATAGGACTCATCATGTTGGTGGGTCTGTTGGGTAAAAATGCAGTACTTATCGTTGAATTCGCCGTTCAGAAGCGCCATGAAGGAGAAACCATTCTGAACGCAGCCATTGAAGGAGCCAGGGTTCGTTTCCGTCCTATTTTAATGACTTCCTTTGCTTTTGTGGCAGGATTGATACCACTGATTACGGCAAATGGGGCAGGGGCTATCGGTAACCGTACCATTGGTGCTTCTGCCCTTGGCGGGATGTTGTTTGGAACCATTTTCGGAGTCATTATCATCCCTGGATTATATTACATATTCGGTAAACTAGCCGACGGTAAAAAGCTGATCAAAGATGAGGATGACGGCTCCTTGACCGAAGAGTTTGTCCACGCAATAGATCATTTTTCCTACAAAGATGAATCCACTGACCATGCTAAATAA
- a CDS encoding TolC family protein — protein sequence MLNKRIVNYVGVAIIALTYTSCTVPTLVQKTEHKLTAMSYGNSPGADSINTAKVLWKNYFTDPYLIALIDTAFKNNQELNITLQEIEIARNEVMARRGEYLPFVGYGGTAGVEKAARYTQVGASEANIDIKPEKETPEPLPNFGGGLYARWEVDIWHKLRNARKAAATRYLATVEGKNFMLTNLVAEIARSYYELRALDSQLDIVRQNIEIQNNALKIVRLEKESTRVTELAVRRFQAQVLNTQSLQYGIRQRIIETENRINFLLGRYPQPIPRDNGNFETLTPNITHAGIPSQLLENRPDIKQAELLLEASKIDVQVAKANFYPSLGISGSLGLQAFNPVYLAKLPQSLMASLVGDLAGPLINKNAIIATYYNANAKQIQAIYNYEKTVLNAYIEVANQLSNIDNLGKTYELKASEVQALTQSITISNNLFRSARADYMEVLLTQRDALESRFDLVETKMQQMNATVNIYRALGGGWY from the coding sequence ATGCTAAATAAAAGAATAGTAAATTATGTTGGGGTAGCAATCATTGCCCTAACGTATACTTCCTGTACTGTGCCGACTTTGGTTCAGAAAACAGAGCATAAACTGACAGCCATGAGTTATGGTAACTCTCCGGGCGCTGATTCTATCAATACCGCAAAGGTGTTGTGGAAGAATTATTTTACCGATCCCTACCTGATCGCGCTGATTGATACCGCTTTTAAAAACAATCAGGAATTGAATATTACCTTACAGGAAATAGAGATTGCCCGAAACGAAGTAATGGCCCGAAGGGGAGAATATCTGCCTTTTGTGGGGTATGGCGGTACGGCCGGAGTTGAAAAGGCGGCCAGATACACCCAAGTGGGAGCCAGCGAAGCAAACATTGATATAAAACCGGAGAAAGAAACGCCAGAGCCCCTGCCCAATTTTGGAGGGGGACTTTACGCACGATGGGAAGTTGATATTTGGCACAAACTGCGCAATGCGAGAAAGGCGGCCGCAACTCGATATTTAGCCACTGTGGAAGGAAAAAACTTCATGTTAACCAATCTCGTTGCCGAAATTGCCCGTTCTTATTATGAATTACGAGCACTTGACAGTCAACTGGATATTGTGCGACAAAACATTGAAATTCAAAACAATGCACTCAAAATAGTAAGACTGGAGAAAGAATCCACGCGGGTGACTGAATTGGCCGTGCGGAGGTTTCAGGCTCAGGTACTCAATACGCAAAGTCTGCAATATGGTATTCGGCAAAGAATTATCGAAACCGAAAACAGAATCAACTTTTTACTGGGTAGATACCCGCAACCCATTCCCAGAGATAACGGAAATTTTGAAACGTTGACACCAAACATTACTCATGCAGGTATACCGTCACAGTTGTTGGAAAACCGACCTGACATTAAGCAAGCCGAGTTATTGTTGGAGGCAAGCAAAATAGATGTACAAGTGGCTAAGGCGAATTTCTACCCGTCTTTAGGTATTTCCGGTAGTTTGGGTCTTCAGGCGTTTAACCCTGTTTACTTGGCAAAACTGCCTCAATCGTTAATGGCCTCTCTGGTAGGAGATTTGGCGGGACCGTTAATCAATAAAAATGCGATAATCGCTACGTATTATAATGCCAATGCCAAGCAGATACAGGCCATTTATAATTACGAAAAAACGGTTTTGAACGCCTATATTGAGGTGGCTAATCAATTGTCAAACATTGATAATCTGGGGAAAACCTATGAGTTAAAAGCGAGTGAGGTACAGGCACTTACCCAGTCTATCACGATCTCCAATAACCTTTTCAGGTCTGCAAGGGCCGATTACATGGAAGTGTTGTTGACGCAACGGGATGCCCTTGAATCAAGATTTGACTTGGTTGAAACCAAAATGCAGCAAATGAATGCCACAGTCAACATTTACCGCGCCTTGGGTGGTGGATGGTATTAA
- a CDS encoding DUF4920 domain-containing protein: protein MKKLIIAALLTVFLASAYAQESYFGEKINDKGAVAAAELPKKIGNKEKMTAKVTGTVESVCQAKGCWMKVKTTDGQTMRVSFKDYGFFVPKDIAGKTVVIEGEAKMKTTPVAELQHYAEDAGKSKAEIAKITEPKHELTFVADGVIVKK from the coding sequence ATGAAAAAGCTAATCATTGCCGCACTTTTAACTGTTTTTTTAGCAAGTGCTTACGCTCAGGAAAGTTATTTTGGCGAAAAAATTAACGATAAAGGCGCTGTAGCTGCTGCTGAGTTGCCAAAAAAAATAGGCAATAAAGAAAAAATGACGGCTAAAGTAACGGGCACCGTTGAATCGGTATGTCAAGCGAAAGGCTGTTGGATGAAAGTAAAAACGACCGATGGGCAAACCATGCGGGTTTCTTTCAAAGATTACGGCTTTTTTGTACCGAAAGACATTGCCGGTAAAACCGTTGTGATTGAAGGAGAAGCCAAAATGAAAACCACACCCGTGGCTGAATTGCAACATTATGCCGAAGATGCCGGTAAAAGCAAAGCTGAAATCGCTAAGATTACGGAGCCTAAACACGAACTTACCTTTGTGGCCGATGGCGTAATTGTAAAGAAGTAA